CGGCCGCACCTGTGCCGAGATCGCCGCCGAGGTGGGCACCCCGTTCTACGCCTACGACCTGGGTGTGGCCCGAAAGAAGTACGAAAGGCTCCGGGCCGCCCTGCCCGACGAGGTGGAGATCCACTACGCCGTCAAGGCCAACCCCCACCCGGAGATCGTGCGGTTCTTCCGCGACCTCGGCTGCGGGTTCGACGTGGCCTCGGCCGGAGAGCTTCGGGTGGTTCTGGACGCCGGCGCGAATCCCGCCGCGGTGGGGTTCGCCGGGCCGGGCAAGCGGGAGTTCGAGATCCGGGAGGCCTGCCGCGCCGGCATCGGCAGCCTGAACGTCGAGAGCGAGGCCGAGCTGGAGCTCGCCGACCGGATCGCCGGCGAGGAAGGCCGCAGATTGCGGGTGGCCATCCGGGTGAACCCGGCCTACGAGCTGGTGGGCTCGGGCATGAAGATGGGCGGCGGCCCCAAGCCCTTCGGCATCGACCAGGAAAATGTGCCCCGGCTCCTCGCGCGGTTCCCCGAGTGGCCGAACCTCGGGTTCGCGGGGTTCCACATCTTCGCCGGCTCCCAGAACCTCAGGGCCGAAGCCATCGTGGCCGCTTTCGAGGGCGCGCTTTCCGCGGTGGCCTCGTTCCTCCCCCACTGCCCCAACGCGCCCGAGCTCGTGAACTTGGGCGGCGGCTTCGGCATCCCCCACTACGCGGCCGATAACGAGCTCGACATCGAGGCCGTGGGGGCTGGGCTGGGAGAGCTCCTGGAAAGGCATCGCCCGGAAATGCCCCGCACCCGGCTCGTGGTGGAGACCGGCCGGTACCTGGTGGGGGAGTGCGGCGTTTACGTTTGCCGGGTGCTGTACCGAAAGGAGTCCAGGGGCCAGGTGTTCCTGGTCCTCGACGGCGGCCTGCACCACAACCAGGCCGCGTGTGGGAACTTCGGCCAGGTGATCAAGCGGAACTTCCCGATCTGTGCCCCTGAGAAGATCGGCGGGGAACCCGTGGAGGAGGTGAACCTCGTGGGCCCCCTGTGCACGCCCCTGGACCGGCTGGGGAGCAAGGTGGAGATGCCCAGGTTGGACGCTGGAGCCCTGGTGGCGGTGATGGTTGCCGGGGCGTACGGGTTTACGGCGAGCCCGAGATCGTTCCTGGGCCATCCCGAGCCTGGGGAGGCCGTTGTGGAACCGCCAAGACGCCAAGGGCGCCAGGGTTGACCCGGTGATTGAGACGAGATGAGCGGAATCAAACAAAGGGTCAAGAAGCTTCTCTTGAAGACCGTCTGGGCCTTCGGACCGGAGGATGTCGTACGGACGATCCGCCGTCTCGGGGTGAGGCCCGGCGACGTGATGATGGTGCACGCAGGATGGCGGCCGGATTCGGGTTTTCGGGGCTCCGTCCAGGACCTGGTGCAGGCCTTCCTGGACGCCGTTGGCCCGGAGGGCACCCTTTGCATGATGAGTATGCCGTTCCACGGCATGACCATGGCCGAGTACCTCAAGCTGGGGAAAGTGTTCGACGTTCGGCGCACGGTCTCCATGGTGGGGTTGCCGAGCGAGGTGTTTCGGCGGCGCAAGGGGGTGGTGCGCAGTCTCCACCCCACCCACTCGGTGGCAGCGTATGGCCCGAAAGCGGAATGGTTGATTGAGGGGCACGAGCGTTGCGCAAGCCCTTTTGGAAAAGGAAGCCCGTTCGACAAGATGGTGGAGGCGAAAGGTAAGATTCTGATTTACGGCGTCCCTTTCAATACGA
This is a stretch of genomic DNA from Deferrisoma camini S3R1. It encodes these proteins:
- a CDS encoding pyridoxal-dependent decarboxylase, exosortase A system-associated, which produces MEHKALSSILRYFAVRDGRLLIGGRTCAEIAAEVGTPFYAYDLGVARKKYERLRAALPDEVEIHYAVKANPHPEIVRFFRDLGCGFDVASAGELRVVLDAGANPAAVGFAGPGKREFEIREACRAGIGSLNVESEAELELADRIAGEEGRRLRVAIRVNPAYELVGSGMKMGGGPKPFGIDQENVPRLLARFPEWPNLGFAGFHIFAGSQNLRAEAIVAAFEGALSAVASFLPHCPNAPELVNLGGGFGIPHYAADNELDIEAVGAGLGELLERHRPEMPRTRLVVETGRYLVGECGVYVCRVLYRKESRGQVFLVLDGGLHHNQAACGNFGQVIKRNFPICAPEKIGGEPVEEVNLVGPLCTPLDRLGSKVEMPRLDAGALVAVMVAGAYGFTASPRSFLGHPEPGEAVVEPPRRQGRQG
- a CDS encoding AAC(3) family N-acetyltransferase; protein product: MSGIKQRVKKLLLKTVWAFGPEDVVRTIRRLGVRPGDVMMVHAGWRPDSGFRGSVQDLVQAFLDAVGPEGTLCMMSMPFHGMTMAEYLKLGKVFDVRRTVSMVGLPSEVFRRRKGVVRSLHPTHSVAAYGPKAEWLIEGHERCASPFGKGSPFDKMVEAKGKILIYGVPFNTMTFEHYLEDLLQHRLQVSVYSAMTVPGLVIDSAGRRLIVKTKVISDELNRSRNTDSLYSWMKETKVARKMNLKHIVVTVVDAGDAVKALLRAPEPPPGWHIAF